The proteins below are encoded in one region of Pseudomonas ekonensis:
- the rfbC gene encoding dTDP-4-dehydrorhamnose 3,5-epimerase yields MNVIPTDLPGVLIIEPKVFGDERGFFYESFNGKAFLEATGLDVQFVQDNHSRSQKGVLRGLHYQLQNTQGKLVRVTAGEVLDIAVDIRRSSPHFGQWVAVRLSADNHRQLWIPEGFAHGFVVLSEFAEFLYKTTDYYTPAAERTIRWDDPDLAIDWQLDEAPQLSAKDRAGTAFKDADVFS; encoded by the coding sequence ATGAATGTAATCCCCACCGACCTGCCCGGTGTCCTGATCATCGAACCCAAGGTGTTTGGCGACGAGCGCGGCTTCTTTTACGAGAGCTTCAACGGCAAGGCGTTCCTGGAAGCCACCGGCCTCGATGTGCAGTTCGTCCAGGACAACCATTCCCGCTCGCAGAAAGGCGTGCTGCGCGGCTTGCACTACCAGTTGCAGAACACCCAGGGCAAGCTGGTTCGCGTCACGGCCGGCGAAGTGCTGGACATCGCCGTGGACATCCGCCGCAGCTCGCCGCACTTCGGCCAATGGGTCGCGGTGCGCCTGTCCGCCGACAACCACCGCCAGCTCTGGATCCCGGAAGGTTTCGCCCACGGTTTCGTGGTGCTGAGCGAGTTCGCCGAATTCCTCTACAAGACCACCGACTACTACACGCCTGCGGCGGAACGCACCATCCGCTGGGACGACCCGGACCTTGCCATCGACTGGCAGCTGGACGAAGCGCCTCAGTTGTCCGCCAAGGACCGGGCAGGCACCGCCTTCAAGGACGCCGACGTCTTTTCCTGA
- a CDS encoding sensor histidine kinase: MTPTLPRRPRWRSLALLALCLAPLLWPLEHLAERYYRSELAGQNRQTLDLYVANLLGTLHRYEVLPQILGDLPALRAMLAAPDDGDTQANANRLLKNIAAQTGAEVMYLMDTSGKTLAASNWDKHDSFVGRNFSFRPYFSEAMAGHLGRFFGLGTTSAKRGYFFAAAVRAGDKTIGVLVIKVDLDHTESLWGKTPEQLLVTDHNGVVILTSRPEWRFRSTRPLSDSERTAITAIQPYPTRDPRPLNLSPTAWLTQTREITETGWSVSILAPRTLIDRPVRTVVAIGGATLLVVMLLLGLMMQRRRHYLERIAFEGKARRELEGRVAERTSDLEGLNRRLKQEVLEREHAQQELVRAQDDLVQAGKLSALGTMSASISHELNQPLAAIRSYAENAEVLLDHQRTDDARGNLKLISELTGRMASIIAHLRAFARRDRHAPESVALQPALDDALALLAKRRRSMDVELIRDLPAATLWVEAGETRLRQVLGNLLANALDALTEKGPPRKLWLSAESTGDGVNLYIRDNGPGFCMEALGRASEPFYTTKTRTQGLGLGLAICDTLMRAFGGELSFANHKQGGALITLRLRAGAPGVSLQPSEDRSA; the protein is encoded by the coding sequence ATGACCCCGACCCTACCCCGCCGGCCCCGCTGGCGCAGCCTCGCCCTGCTGGCCCTGTGCCTGGCCCCGTTGCTGTGGCCGCTGGAGCATCTGGCCGAGCGCTACTACCGCAGCGAACTGGCCGGCCAGAACCGCCAGACGCTGGATCTGTACGTCGCCAACCTGCTGGGCACCCTGCACCGCTACGAAGTGCTGCCGCAGATCCTCGGCGACCTGCCGGCCCTGCGCGCCATGCTCGCGGCCCCCGACGACGGCGACACCCAGGCCAACGCCAACCGTCTGCTCAAGAACATCGCCGCCCAGACCGGCGCCGAGGTCATGTACCTGATGGACACCTCCGGCAAGACCCTGGCCGCGTCGAACTGGGACAAGCACGACAGTTTCGTCGGGCGCAATTTCTCCTTCCGGCCCTACTTCAGCGAAGCCATGGCCGGGCACCTCGGGCGCTTCTTCGGCCTGGGCACCACCTCGGCCAAGCGCGGCTACTTCTTCGCCGCCGCCGTGCGCGCGGGCGACAAGACCATCGGCGTGCTGGTGATCAAGGTCGACCTGGACCACACCGAAAGCCTGTGGGGCAAGACGCCCGAGCAACTGCTGGTGACCGACCACAACGGCGTGGTCATCCTCACGTCGCGCCCGGAATGGCGCTTCCGCTCGACGCGGCCCTTGAGCGACAGCGAGCGCACGGCGATCACCGCGATCCAGCCCTACCCGACCCGCGATCCGCGCCCGCTGAACCTCAGCCCCACGGCGTGGCTGACCCAGACCCGGGAAATCACCGAAACCGGCTGGAGCGTGAGCATCCTCGCCCCGCGCACCCTGATCGACCGCCCGGTGCGCACCGTGGTGGCGATCGGCGGCGCCACGCTGCTGGTGGTGATGCTGCTGCTCGGGCTGATGATGCAGCGGCGCCGGCACTACCTGGAACGGATCGCTTTCGAAGGCAAGGCCCGGCGTGAGCTGGAAGGCCGGGTCGCCGAGCGCACCAGCGACCTGGAAGGGCTCAACCGCCGGCTGAAGCAGGAAGTGCTGGAGCGCGAGCATGCCCAGCAGGAACTGGTGCGGGCCCAGGACGACCTGGTGCAGGCCGGCAAGCTCTCGGCGCTGGGCACCATGTCGGCGAGCATCAGCCACGAACTCAACCAGCCGCTGGCGGCGATCCGCAGCTACGCCGAGAACGCCGAGGTGCTGCTCGACCATCAGCGCACCGACGACGCCCGCGGCAACCTCAAACTGATCAGCGAGCTGACCGGGCGCATGGCCTCGATCATCGCCCACCTGCGCGCCTTCGCCCGCCGCGACCGCCACGCCCCTGAGAGCGTCGCCCTGCAACCGGCGCTGGACGACGCCCTGGCGCTGCTGGCCAAGCGCCGGCGGAGCATGGACGTCGAACTGATCCGCGACCTGCCCGCCGCCACCTTGTGGGTGGAGGCCGGCGAAACCCGCCTGCGCCAGGTGCTCGGCAACCTGCTGGCCAACGCCCTCGACGCCCTGACCGAGAAAGGCCCGCCGCGCAAACTGTGGCTGAGTGCCGAATCCACCGGCGACGGCGTCAACCTGTACATCCGCGACAACGGCCCCGGCTTCTGCATGGAGGCCCTCGGCCGCGCCAGCGAGCCCTTCTACACCACCAAGACCCGCACCCAGGGCCTTGGCTTGGGGCTGGCGATCTGCGACACCCTGATGCGCGCCTTCGGCGGCGAACTGTCGTTCGCCAACCACAAGCAAGGCGGCGCCCTGATCACCCTGCGGCTGCGCGCCGGAGCGCCCGGCGTCAGCCTGCAACCGTCCGAGGACCGAAGCGCATGA
- a CDS encoding sigma-54-dependent transcriptional regulator has translation MTIDNRIQVLLIDDDPHLRQALGQTLDLAGLKVLSLSQANGLAGQLERDWPGVVVSDIRMPGMDGLELLTELHALDPELPVLLITGHGDVPLAVQAMRAGAYDFLEKPFASDALLDSVRRALALRRLVLDNRSLRLALSDRNELSARLVGHSAPMLRLREQIGALAATKADVLILGETGAGKEVVARALHDLSSRRNGPFVAINAGALAESVVESELFGHEPGAFTGAQKRRIGKFEFANGGTLFLDEIESMSLDVQVKLLRMLQERVVERLGGNQLIPLDIRVIAATKEDLRQAADQGRFRADLYYRLNVAPLRIPPLRERGEDVLVLFQHYADEASARHGLPSHELQPAQRALLLRHPWPGNVRELQNAAERFALGLELALDNSESGGQGQTAAGAVGAGLSEQVENFEKSLIAAELARSHSSVRSLAEALGIPRKTLHDKLRKHGLNFADGAGQSEENE, from the coding sequence ATGACCATCGACAACCGCATCCAGGTGCTGCTGATCGACGACGATCCGCACCTGCGCCAAGCCCTCGGCCAGACCCTGGACCTGGCCGGCCTGAAGGTGCTGTCGCTGTCCCAGGCCAACGGCCTGGCCGGGCAACTGGAGCGCGACTGGCCGGGGGTGGTGGTCAGCGACATCCGCATGCCCGGCATGGACGGCCTGGAGCTTTTGACCGAACTGCACGCCCTCGATCCGGAACTGCCGGTGCTGCTGATCACCGGCCACGGCGACGTGCCGCTGGCGGTGCAGGCCATGCGCGCCGGCGCCTATGACTTTCTGGAAAAGCCCTTCGCCAGCGATGCCCTGCTCGACAGCGTGCGCCGCGCCCTGGCCTTGCGCCGGCTGGTGCTGGACAACCGCAGCCTGCGCCTGGCGCTGAGCGACCGCAACGAGCTGAGCGCCAGGCTGGTCGGGCACTCGGCGCCCATGCTGCGCCTGCGCGAACAGATCGGCGCACTGGCCGCGACCAAGGCCGACGTGCTGATCCTCGGCGAGACCGGCGCCGGCAAGGAAGTCGTCGCCCGCGCCCTGCACGACCTGTCGAGCCGGCGCAACGGCCCGTTCGTGGCGATCAACGCCGGCGCCCTGGCCGAGTCGGTGGTGGAAAGCGAACTGTTCGGCCATGAGCCCGGCGCCTTCACCGGTGCGCAGAAGCGCCGGATCGGCAAGTTCGAGTTCGCCAACGGCGGCACGCTGTTCCTCGACGAAATCGAAAGCATGAGCCTGGACGTGCAGGTCAAGCTGCTGCGCATGCTGCAGGAGCGGGTGGTCGAACGGCTGGGCGGCAATCAATTGATCCCGCTGGACATCCGCGTCATCGCCGCGACCAAAGAGGATCTGCGCCAGGCCGCCGATCAGGGGCGTTTTCGCGCCGACCTCTACTACCGCCTCAACGTCGCTCCGCTGCGCATCCCGCCGCTGCGCGAACGGGGCGAAGACGTGCTGGTGCTGTTCCAGCACTACGCCGACGAGGCCAGCGCCCGCCATGGCCTGCCCTCCCACGAACTGCAACCGGCCCAGCGCGCCCTGCTGCTGCGCCACCCGTGGCCGGGCAATGTGCGCGAACTGCAGAACGCGGCGGAGCGCTTCGCCCTCGGGCTGGAACTGGCGCTGGACAACAGCGAAAGCGGCGGCCAGGGCCAGACGGCCGCAGGCGCCGTGGGCGCCGGCCTCAGCGAGCAAGTGGAAAACTTCGAGAAGTCGCTGATCGCCGCCGAACTGGCGCGCTCCCACAGCTCGGTGCGCAGCCTCGCCGAAGCGCTGGGCATTCCGCGCAAGACCCTCCACGACAAACTGCGCAAGCACGGCCTGAACTTCGCCGACGGCGCCGGCCAGTCCGAGGAAAACGAATGA
- a CDS encoding YiiD C-terminal domain-containing protein, translating into MSRDSLYLESVLHHDIPLTRDMGLKVLDWQERQLRLHLPLEANVNHKSTMFGGSLYCGAVLAGWGWLHLRLKEEGIADGHIVIQEGQILYPLPVTGDAVAVCPEPKAEVWKKFLAMYRRYGRARLTLHTRVVNAGSDEDAVTFTGQYVLHR; encoded by the coding sequence ATGAGCCGCGACAGCCTTTACCTGGAATCCGTCCTCCACCACGACATCCCGCTGACCCGGGACATGGGCCTCAAGGTGCTCGACTGGCAAGAACGGCAACTGCGCCTGCACCTGCCGCTGGAGGCCAACGTCAACCACAAGAGCACCATGTTCGGCGGCAGCCTGTATTGCGGCGCGGTGCTGGCCGGCTGGGGCTGGCTGCACCTGCGCCTGAAAGAAGAAGGCATCGCCGACGGCCACATCGTGATCCAGGAGGGGCAGATCCTGTATCCCCTGCCGGTGACCGGCGATGCCGTCGCCGTTTGCCCGGAGCCGAAGGCGGAGGTATGGAAGAAATTCCTGGCGATGTACCGGCGTTACGGGCGGGCGCGGCTGACGCTGCATACGCGGGTCGTCAACGCCGGGAGCGATGAGGACGCGGTGACCTTCACCGGCCAATACGTCCTGCACCGCTGA
- the cysQ gene encoding 3'(2'),5'-bisphosphate nucleotidase CysQ produces the protein MNFPHPMMAPVIELALRAGEAILPFWRAGVAVTAKSDDSPVTAADLAAHHVIAAGLAALAPDIPVLSEEDADIPQAVRAGWQRWWLVDPLDGTKEFISGSEEFTVNIALVENGRVVFGVVSMPTSGRYYVGGARLGAWRGDTGGTPQAIRVRDVPGPGEAFTVVASRRHSSPEQERLLNGLSASLGELQLANIGSSLKFCLLAEGAADCYPRLAPTSQWDTAAAQGVLEGAGGEVLDLNGEAFSYPARESLLNGFFLALPAKAAWRPKLLELARA, from the coding sequence ATGAATTTTCCCCATCCGATGATGGCGCCGGTGATTGAACTGGCCTTGCGCGCAGGCGAGGCGATCCTGCCGTTCTGGCGCGCCGGGGTGGCAGTCACCGCCAAGTCCGACGATTCGCCGGTGACCGCCGCCGATCTGGCGGCGCACCATGTGATCGCGGCCGGCCTGGCGGCGTTGGCGCCGGACATTCCGGTGCTGTCCGAAGAGGACGCCGACATCCCCCAGGCCGTGCGTGCCGGGTGGCAGCGCTGGTGGCTGGTGGATCCGCTGGACGGCACCAAGGAGTTCATCAGCGGCAGCGAGGAGTTCACCGTCAACATCGCCCTGGTCGAGAACGGCCGAGTGGTGTTCGGTGTGGTGTCGATGCCGACCAGCGGGCGCTATTACGTCGGCGGCGCCAGGCTCGGTGCCTGGCGCGGCGACACGGGCGGCACGCCGCAGGCGATCCGCGTGCGTGATGTGCCGGGGCCGGGCGAGGCGTTCACCGTGGTCGCCAGCCGCCGGCATTCCAGCCCTGAGCAGGAGCGGCTGTTGAACGGCTTGAGCGCCAGCCTCGGCGAGCTGCAACTGGCGAACATCGGCAGTTCGCTGAAGTTCTGTCTGCTGGCCGAAGGGGCGGCGGACTGCTACCCGCGCCTGGCGCCGACCTCGCAGTGGGACACGGCGGCGGCGCAAGGCGTGCTGGAAGGCGCCGGCGGCGAGGTGCTGGACCTGAACGGCGAGGCGTTCAGCTACCCGGCGCGGGAGTCGTTGCTCAACGGGTTCTTCCTGGCGTTGCCGGCGAAGGCGGCGTGGCGCCCGAAACTGCTGGAGCTGGCCCGTGCCTGA
- the nudE gene encoding ADP compounds hydrolase NudE, producing the protein MRQKPTVLAREIVATSRLFCVEELKLRFANGAERTYERLVGKGAGYGAVMIVAMLDAEHAVLVEEYCGGTDEYELSLPKGLIEPGEDVLAAAERELKEEAGYGARQLEHLTELSLSPGYMSQKIQVVLATDLYEERLEGDEPEPMRVDKVNLRELAALAQTPNFSEGRALAALYLTRDLLTQRGFFKP; encoded by the coding sequence ATGCGCCAGAAACCCACCGTCCTCGCCCGCGAGATTGTCGCCACCAGCCGGCTGTTCTGCGTCGAAGAGCTGAAGCTGCGTTTTGCCAACGGCGCGGAGCGCACCTACGAGCGCCTGGTCGGCAAGGGGGCCGGGTACGGTGCCGTGATGATCGTGGCGATGCTCGATGCCGAGCACGCGGTGCTGGTCGAGGAATACTGCGGCGGCACCGACGAATACGAGCTGTCGCTGCCCAAGGGCCTGATCGAGCCCGGCGAGGATGTGCTGGCGGCGGCCGAGCGTGAGCTCAAGGAAGAGGCCGGCTACGGCGCGCGGCAGCTGGAACACCTGACCGAACTGTCGCTGTCTCCGGGCTACATGAGCCAGAAGATTCAGGTGGTGCTGGCCACCGATCTGTACGAGGAGCGCCTGGAAGGCGACGAACCTGAGCCGATGCGCGTTGACAAGGTCAACCTGCGCGAGCTGGCGGCCTTGGCGCAGACCCCGAACTTTTCCGAAGGCCGCGCGCTGGCGGCCCTGTACCTGACCCGTGATCTGCTGACCCAGCGCGGGTTCTTCAAGCCATGA
- the yrfG gene encoding GMP/IMP nucleotidase, which produces MPSLPWSDIDTVLLDMDGTLLDLHFDNHFWLEHLPRRYAELHGMSLAMAQLELTPLFERNAGKLQWYCLDFWSAELKLSVRELKLETAHLIALRPDAGTFLAAIRQAGKRVVMITNAHRDSLSLKLERVELAPYFERLISSHDYGFPKESPQFWDALRADLRFDPARSLFIDDTLPILRSARDFGVAHLLAVKEPDSRKGPKDTAEFAAVGDYRDLIAGL; this is translated from the coding sequence ATGCCTTCATTACCGTGGTCCGACATCGATACCGTTCTGCTGGACATGGACGGCACGCTGCTGGATCTGCACTTCGACAACCATTTCTGGCTGGAGCACCTGCCCCGGCGCTACGCCGAACTGCACGGCATGAGCCTGGCCATGGCGCAGCTGGAACTGACGCCGCTGTTCGAACGCAACGCGGGCAAGCTGCAGTGGTACTGCCTGGACTTCTGGAGCGCCGAGCTGAAGCTGTCGGTGCGCGAACTGAAGCTTGAGACCGCCCACCTCATCGCCCTGCGCCCGGACGCCGGCACCTTCCTGGCGGCGATCAGGCAGGCCGGCAAGCGGGTGGTGATGATCACCAACGCACACCGCGATTCGCTGTCGCTGAAACTGGAGCGGGTCGAACTGGCGCCGTATTTCGAGCGGCTCATCAGTTCACATGACTACGGTTTCCCCAAGGAGAGCCCGCAGTTCTGGGACGCGTTGCGGGCGGACCTGCGGTTCGACCCGGCGCGCAGCCTGTTCATCGACGACACCTTGCCGATCCTGCGCAGCGCCCGGGATTTCGGCGTGGCGCATCTGCTGGCGGTGAAGGAGCCGGACAGCCGCAAAGGGCCGAAGGACACGGCGGAGTTTGCGGCGGTGGGGGATTACCGGGATCTGATTGCGGGCCTGTAG
- the lysM gene encoding peptidoglycan-binding protein LysM: MSIFSFVKEAGEKLIDLLTPGNANASDQLKDHISKVGLGNPNVQATVDGDKVTVTGEVGSQEEKEKILLALGNIAGVGSVDDQITVTGPVASAARFVTVKKGDTLSAISKAEYGDANKYNKIFEANKPMLSHPDKIYPGQVLRIPE, translated from the coding sequence ATGAGCATTTTCAGTTTTGTGAAAGAGGCGGGCGAGAAACTGATCGACCTGCTGACGCCGGGCAACGCCAACGCCAGCGATCAGCTGAAGGATCACATCAGCAAGGTCGGCCTGGGCAACCCGAACGTCCAGGCGACCGTGGACGGCGACAAGGTCACCGTCACCGGTGAGGTGGGGAGCCAGGAGGAGAAGGAAAAGATCCTGTTGGCCCTGGGCAACATCGCCGGGGTCGGCAGCGTGGACGACCAGATCACCGTGACCGGGCCGGTCGCCTCGGCCGCGCGTTTCGTCACGGTGAAGAAGGGCGACACCCTCAGCGCGATCTCCAAGGCCGAGTACGGCGACGCCAACAAATACAACAAGATCTTCGAGGCCAACAAGCCGATGCTGTCGCATCCGGACAAGATCTATCCGGGCCAGGTGCTGCGCATCCCCGAATGA
- a CDS encoding LysR family transcriptional regulator: MDIKQLKFLIALDETRHFGQAAARCHVTQPTLSMRLRSLEDELDLPLVNRGQRFEGFTAPGERVLAWARTVLAAYDGLQAEAAACRGNLIGTLRLGVVPLSSFDAVPLMRRLHGQHPNLRFELSSLSSEQILEHLANNRIDLGVSYLDRLDSERFESLELSETRMGLLYDQRFFTFGEAPLSWESLIELPLGMLTSGMHFRQSIDHNFHSRGLTPQPLLQTDAVHQLLQAVHGGLCCAVMPLDGGLENLTDHLRLQPIENARTLAPLGLIMRRGAPRSALAEACFALYRKSPAAA; encoded by the coding sequence ATGGACATCAAGCAGCTGAAATTCCTCATCGCCCTCGACGAGACCCGCCACTTCGGCCAGGCTGCGGCCCGTTGCCACGTCACCCAGCCGACGCTGTCGATGCGCCTGCGCAGCCTTGAGGACGAGCTGGACCTGCCGCTGGTCAACCGTGGCCAGCGCTTCGAAGGCTTCACGGCGCCGGGAGAGCGGGTGCTGGCCTGGGCGCGCACGGTGCTGGCGGCCTACGACGGCCTGCAGGCCGAAGCGGCGGCTTGCCGCGGCAACCTGATCGGCACATTGCGGCTGGGGGTCGTGCCGTTGTCGAGTTTCGACGCCGTGCCGTTGATGCGCCGCCTGCACGGGCAGCACCCGAACCTGCGCTTCGAGCTGTCGTCGCTCAGTTCCGAGCAGATCCTCGAACACCTGGCCAACAACCGCATCGACCTAGGCGTGTCCTACCTGGACCGCCTGGACAGCGAGCGCTTCGAGTCCCTCGAACTGAGCGAGACCCGCATGGGCCTGCTCTACGATCAGCGCTTCTTCACCTTCGGCGAGGCGCCGCTGAGCTGGGAGTCGCTGATCGAACTGCCGCTGGGCATGCTCACCAGCGGCATGCATTTTCGCCAGTCCATCGACCACAACTTCCACAGCCGCGGCCTGACCCCGCAGCCCTTGCTGCAGACCGACGCCGTCCATCAATTGCTGCAAGCCGTGCACGGCGGCCTGTGCTGCGCCGTGATGCCGCTGGACGGCGGCCTGGAAAACCTCACCGATCACCTGCGCCTGCAACCGATCGAAAACGCCCGCACCCTCGCGCCGCTAGGCCTGATCATGCGGCGTGGGGCACCCCGTTCGGCGTTGGCCGAGGCCTGTTTCGCGCTGTACCGGAAATCGCCGGCGGCCGCTTGA
- the fdhD gene encoding formate dehydrogenase accessory sulfurtransferase FdhD: protein MNAKRPACAAPAVETGAPAASRTYSYCDLPLSESADTALAEEVALAIAYNGISQAVMLVSPTDLEDFIVGFSLGSGIIEDAADIYDLQLTGSGQAQYAQVTIANRAFWNLKQQRRQLAGTSGCGLCGVEAVEQALPELAVLPGAPLPPPQWLDGLRQRISEFQPLGQHCGAVHAAVFMNANGELLLGREDIGRHNALDKLIGGLVRQKIPTAGGAAIVTSRCSLELIQKVLRAGIQTLVSLSAPTGLAVQWARRHNLNLIHLPQKNAPRVYSPEREKHL from the coding sequence ATGAACGCCAAGCGCCCTGCCTGCGCGGCGCCTGCTGTCGAAACGGGCGCGCCCGCCGCAAGCCGCACCTACAGCTACTGCGACCTTCCCCTGAGCGAATCGGCCGACACCGCCCTGGCCGAGGAAGTCGCCTTGGCGATCGCCTACAACGGCATCAGCCAGGCCGTGATGCTGGTGAGCCCGACCGACCTGGAAGACTTCATCGTCGGCTTCAGCCTGGGCAGCGGCATCATCGAAGACGCCGCCGACATCTATGACCTGCAACTGACCGGCTCCGGCCAGGCGCAGTACGCGCAGGTGACCATCGCCAACCGCGCCTTCTGGAACCTCAAGCAACAGCGTCGGCAACTGGCCGGCACCAGCGGCTGCGGGTTGTGCGGCGTGGAAGCGGTGGAACAGGCGCTGCCCGAACTCGCCGTGCTGCCCGGCGCGCCCTTGCCGCCGCCGCAATGGCTCGACGGCCTGCGCCAGCGCATCAGCGAGTTCCAGCCGCTGGGCCAGCACTGCGGCGCCGTGCATGCGGCGGTGTTCATGAACGCCAACGGCGAGTTGCTGCTGGGCCGTGAAGACATCGGCCGGCACAACGCCCTCGACAAACTGATCGGCGGCCTGGTGCGGCAAAAGATACCCACAGCCGGCGGCGCGGCGATCGTCACCAGCCGCTGCAGCCTCGAACTGATCCAGAAAGTCCTGCGGGCCGGCATCCAGACCCTCGTCAGCCTGTCGGCGCCCACCGGCCTTGCGGTGCAGTGGGCCCGCCGCCACAACCTCAATCTCATCCACCTGCCGCAGAAGAACGCGCCGCGGGTGTACAGCCCAGAAAGGGAGAAACACCTGTGA